One region of Hymenobacter sediminicola genomic DNA includes:
- a CDS encoding lipid A deacylase LpxR family protein has product MRVFLLAALCLITGVACAQRLDSAQTSPDRLVYYTFANDAFFRTDYYFTQGQTLTLVLPALRHSPVNRILGPVPTGSIRYHGIRLRYDGFTPLRIQDPFIRVGDRPYASYWYADFFRVANQPTRKFRLTTALNLGFMGPAAGAKGFQTKLHEWLDAPTPRGWDYQIRNDLVLGYAARAEKQLLAVGRGAELIGSADASLGTLYTYAGAGARLRVGLLNPYFDNLGVSGPASRAGQRRVQLYAEGQLEGRLVGYDATLQGGLFRSDNPYTLPANAISRTVARSTATLGLGYAGVRLEASAVQISPEFNGARSHKWVQFGVRVGF; this is encoded by the coding sequence ATGCGCGTCTTTCTGCTTGCTGCCCTTTGCCTCATTACCGGTGTCGCCTGCGCCCAGCGCCTCGATAGTGCCCAAACTAGTCCAGACCGGCTGGTGTACTATACGTTTGCCAACGACGCCTTTTTTCGCACCGACTATTACTTCACGCAGGGCCAGACGCTCACGCTGGTGCTGCCGGCCCTGCGCCATTCGCCCGTAAACCGCATCCTGGGCCCGGTGCCGACGGGCAGCATACGCTACCACGGCATCCGGTTGCGCTACGACGGTTTTACGCCACTGCGCATTCAAGACCCGTTCATTCGGGTCGGTGACCGGCCGTACGCTTCGTATTGGTACGCCGACTTTTTTCGGGTGGCCAACCAGCCGACGCGCAAATTTCGCCTGACGACAGCGCTGAATTTGGGCTTTATGGGGCCGGCGGCCGGCGCAAAGGGCTTCCAAACCAAACTGCACGAATGGCTGGATGCACCCACGCCCCGCGGCTGGGATTATCAAATCCGCAACGACCTAGTGCTAGGCTATGCGGCCCGTGCGGAAAAGCAGCTGCTGGCCGTCGGCCGCGGAGCCGAGCTGATTGGCTCGGCTGATGCTTCGCTGGGCACGCTTTATACCTATGCCGGTGCCGGCGCACGCCTGCGGGTCGGGCTGCTCAATCCGTATTTCGACAACCTGGGCGTGAGTGGCCCGGCCTCTCGCGCCGGCCAGCGCCGCGTGCAGCTCTACGCCGAAGGCCAGCTGGAAGGCCGCCTCGTCGGCTACGATGCCACTCTACAGGGCGGCCTGTTTCGCTCCGACAACCCCTACACGCTGCCCGCTAATGCTATCAGCCGTACGGTGGCGCGCAGCACGGCTACCCTTGGGCTCGGCTACGCGGGCGTGCGGCTAGAAGCGTCTGCCGTACAGATTTCACCTGAGTTCAATGGCGCCCGCTCACACAAATGGGTGCAGTTCGGCGTACGAGTGGGGTTTTAA
- the dusB gene encoding tRNA dihydrouridine synthase DusB, translating to MVYIRDIALPDFPLLLAPMEDVSDPPFRAVCKANGADLMYTEFISSEGLIRDAAKSRKKLDVFDYERPIGIQLFGSDVETMGECARISTLAGPDLIDINYGCPVKQVACRGAGAALLRDIPKMVQMTEAVVKATHLPVTVKTRLGWDDTTKNVEDVAERLQDIGIEALTVHGRTRVQMYKGDADWRLIAAIKNNPRIKIPIFGNGDIDSPQKAVEYKNRYGVDGVMIGRASIGYPWIFREVKHYVATGELLAPPTVEERVNMCRMHFEKSIEWKGGRVGIFEMRRHYAQYFRGLEGAKQWRMRLVETDSVDEVHAILNEIIAAEPVLVG from the coding sequence GTGGTCTACATCCGCGACATTGCTTTGCCTGATTTCCCGTTGCTGCTCGCGCCCATGGAGGACGTGTCGGACCCGCCGTTTCGGGCCGTGTGCAAAGCCAACGGCGCCGATTTGATGTACACCGAGTTCATTTCCTCGGAAGGTCTTATCCGCGACGCCGCTAAAAGCCGCAAGAAGCTCGACGTGTTCGACTACGAACGGCCCATTGGCATTCAGCTCTTTGGCTCCGATGTGGAGACCATGGGCGAGTGTGCCCGCATCAGCACCCTGGCGGGCCCCGACCTCATCGACATCAATTACGGCTGTCCCGTGAAGCAAGTAGCCTGCCGCGGTGCCGGCGCCGCTCTACTGCGCGACATTCCCAAAATGGTGCAGATGACGGAGGCCGTTGTGAAAGCCACGCACCTGCCCGTAACCGTGAAAACCCGCCTCGGCTGGGACGATACCACCAAAAACGTGGAAGACGTGGCCGAGCGGTTGCAGGACATCGGCATTGAGGCCCTCACAGTACACGGCCGCACCCGCGTGCAGATGTATAAGGGCGACGCCGACTGGCGCCTGATTGCAGCTATCAAAAACAACCCGCGCATCAAAATCCCCATCTTCGGCAACGGCGACATCGACTCGCCCCAGAAAGCCGTGGAATACAAAAACCGCTACGGCGTGGATGGTGTGATGATAGGCCGCGCCAGCATCGGCTACCCCTGGATTTTCAGGGAAGTGAAGCACTATGTGGCTACCGGCGAGCTACTGGCTCCGCCTACCGTGGAGGAACGCGTGAACATGTGCCGCATGCACTTCGAGAAGAGCATTGAGTGGAAAGGTGGGCGCGTGGGCATCTTTGAGATGCGCCGCCACTACGCCCAGTATTTCCGGGGCCTCGAAGGCGCCAAGCAGTGGCGTATGCGCCTCGTCGAAACCGATTCTGTGGACGAAGTGCACGCCATCCTGAACGAAATTATTGCTGCCGAGCCAGTTTTGGTAGGGTAG
- a CDS encoding DMT family transporter: protein MPTPPAPAITSAPNLPPVAPPPPQRISASAWVLLVVLASIWGTSFILMKKGLVVFSAMELGAARVSIAALLLLPFALRNVRRVDSGRYKWLLLSGVVGTFFPAFLFAYAETKLASGLAGVLNGLTAVFTLVVGAVLFGQKLTSLRVLGIALGLVGTVVLMLLGGSGGAATPSGESNAWYGLYIVAATIGYGISVNVIKQHLHGPSPVAVTSLTLLSIGPLGLLYLFGFSDFTHKLDTVPGAWTALGYIALLATMSTAVAMVLFNKLIQQSTTLFAASNTYLIPIVALTWGVLDGEAFNLWHLLGMVIILAGVFIIHRAK, encoded by the coding sequence ATGCCCACCCCTCCCGCCCCGGCCATCACCTCTGCTCCTAACCTGCCACCTGTGGCGCCGCCCCCGCCGCAGCGCATTTCGGCGTCGGCGTGGGTGCTCCTGGTGGTGCTGGCTAGCATTTGGGGCACTTCGTTCATTCTGATGAAAAAGGGGCTGGTCGTGTTTTCGGCTATGGAGCTGGGCGCAGCACGAGTGAGCATTGCGGCGCTGCTGTTGCTGCCGTTTGCGCTCCGCAACGTGCGCCGCGTCGATTCCGGCCGCTACAAGTGGCTGCTGCTGAGCGGGGTGGTGGGCACGTTTTTTCCGGCTTTCCTTTTTGCCTACGCCGAAACCAAGCTGGCCTCAGGCCTAGCCGGGGTGCTCAATGGCTTGACGGCCGTGTTTACGCTGGTGGTAGGTGCAGTGCTGTTCGGGCAGAAGCTCACCAGCCTGCGGGTACTGGGTATTGCGCTGGGCCTAGTGGGCACGGTGGTCCTGATGCTGCTGGGCGGCAGCGGCGGCGCGGCCACGCCCTCCGGCGAATCCAATGCCTGGTACGGGCTCTACATTGTGGCCGCCACCATCGGCTACGGCATCAGCGTGAACGTAATAAAGCAACATTTGCACGGTCCTTCGCCGGTGGCTGTCACCAGTCTCACGTTGCTCAGCATCGGGCCGCTGGGGCTACTCTATCTGTTCGGCTTCTCCGATTTCACGCATAAGCTGGACACGGTGCCGGGCGCCTGGACGGCCCTCGGCTACATTGCCCTGCTAGCTACCATGAGCACCGCTGTGGCCATGGTACTCTTCAACAAGCTGATTCAGCAGAGCACCACGCTTTTCGCAGCCTCCAACACCTACCTCATTCCCATCGTGGCCCTCACCTGGGGCGTGCTCGATGGCGAGGCCTTCAATCTGTGGCACCTACTGGGCATGGTCATCATTTTGGCCGGCGTGTTCATCATCCACAGGGCAAAGTGA
- a CDS encoding Glu/Leu/Phe/Val family dehydrogenase: MAATTVYKEPAPRVDAENPLESMMSRFNVATEILGLDEETYDVLKAPDKQVIVHIPVTMDNGKVRVFEGYRVVHNTILGPSKGGIRYDKNVHLDEVKALAAWMTWKCAVVDLPYGGAKGGIICDPTTMSAGEIERLTRGYTMALKDVFGPDKDIPAPDMGTGPREMAWLMDEFSKTVGATSPAVVTGKPLVMGGSLGRTEATGRGVMVSALAALKKLDLDPTKVSAAVQGFGNVGSWAAKLLSEQGVKIKCISDVSGAYWNEAGINIDEAVAYKNAHKGRLDGFDGATLMDNADDLLTSDVDVLVPAAVEDVITEHNAHNIKAKLIVEGANGPTSASADPIINEKGIMVVPDILANSGGVTVSYFEWVQNRQGFKWTEEMVTERADRIMSDAFEKVYATSQKYNIPMRIAAYVVAIDKVAQTYRFRGGF; the protein is encoded by the coding sequence ATGGCTGCCACCACGGTGTACAAAGAGCCGGCTCCCCGCGTCGATGCCGAAAATCCCCTCGAATCCATGATGTCGCGTTTCAACGTGGCCACGGAAATCCTGGGTCTTGACGAAGAAACTTACGACGTACTCAAAGCGCCCGACAAGCAGGTTATCGTGCACATTCCCGTCACGATGGATAACGGCAAGGTGCGCGTATTTGAAGGCTACCGTGTGGTGCACAACACCATTCTGGGCCCTTCAAAAGGCGGTATCCGCTACGACAAAAACGTGCACCTCGACGAGGTGAAGGCACTGGCCGCTTGGATGACGTGGAAGTGCGCTGTGGTTGACCTACCCTATGGCGGTGCCAAAGGGGGTATCATCTGCGACCCGACGACCATGAGCGCCGGCGAAATCGAGCGTCTGACCCGCGGCTACACTATGGCCCTGAAAGACGTGTTCGGTCCCGATAAGGACATTCCGGCTCCCGATATGGGCACCGGCCCGCGCGAAATGGCGTGGCTGATGGACGAATTCTCCAAAACGGTAGGTGCTACGTCGCCGGCCGTTGTGACGGGTAAGCCGCTGGTAATGGGTGGCTCGTTGGGCCGCACTGAGGCTACTGGCCGGGGCGTAATGGTATCGGCACTGGCTGCTCTCAAGAAGCTGGATCTGGACCCCACTAAGGTATCAGCGGCGGTGCAGGGCTTCGGCAATGTAGGCTCGTGGGCCGCGAAGCTGCTGAGCGAGCAGGGCGTGAAAATCAAGTGCATTTCTGACGTAAGCGGTGCTTACTGGAATGAGGCTGGCATCAACATCGATGAGGCCGTAGCCTACAAAAACGCTCATAAAGGCCGCCTCGACGGTTTCGACGGAGCCACGCTCATGGACAATGCCGACGACCTGCTGACTTCCGATGTGGACGTACTGGTGCCGGCTGCCGTGGAAGACGTTATTACAGAGCACAATGCGCACAACATCAAGGCCAAGCTAATTGTAGAGGGCGCCAATGGTCCAACTTCGGCTTCCGCTGACCCCATCATCAATGAGAAAGGTATCATGGTGGTGCCGGACATTCTGGCCAACTCGGGCGGCGTAACTGTGTCGTACTTCGAGTGGGTACAGAACCGCCAAGGCTTCAAATGGACCGAGGAAATGGTGACCGAGCGCGCCGACCGGATTATGTCCGATGCCTTCGAGAAGGTGTACGCCACCAGCCAGAAATACAACATTCCGATGCGCATTGCGGCCTACGTAGTAGCCATCGATAAAGTAGCCCAGACGTACCGCTTCCGCGGCGGCTTCTAA
- a CDS encoding CPBP family intramembrane glutamic endopeptidase, with protein sequence MKGFVSSRLHPFVNLLLLVGLMLLALCLAGFLMAVLSNLFFGVGLLEIGNVTKDPSANPQGWGVSMLSQGVLLFVGFGGAALALPLITGYSLQDYFTPRRPVPAVWLLGAAGAVILSVPFMSGLVEWNANAHFPGFLKGLETEARELEERAQELTRYLTQFSSPTRFLVGLLVIAVVPAIAEELVFRGVVQRNLVQWFGSRHVGVWLAAAIFSAIHFQFFGFIPRFILGLLLGYLYEWSGNILVPMAAHFTQNAFQIVLLYAQQRGAFSTFDPDSTEALPWWQQLISLVLTGAALWLLYQRTLQPTTAQLPTEMHTLGRGGAAIAHPTTPPPAGRTLSHDGVDISRD encoded by the coding sequence ATGAAAGGTTTCGTGTCCAGCCGTCTACACCCATTTGTCAACCTGCTATTGCTGGTGGGGCTGATGCTGCTGGCCCTGTGCCTGGCCGGTTTCCTGATGGCGGTACTCAGCAACCTGTTTTTTGGCGTCGGCCTGCTTGAAATCGGCAACGTCACGAAAGACCCGTCGGCCAACCCGCAAGGCTGGGGCGTCTCGATGCTGAGCCAGGGCGTGCTGCTGTTTGTGGGCTTTGGCGGGGCTGCGCTGGCATTGCCCCTGATTACTGGCTACTCGTTGCAGGACTATTTCACGCCGCGCCGGCCCGTGCCGGCCGTGTGGCTGCTGGGCGCAGCCGGCGCCGTAATTCTGAGCGTGCCGTTTATGTCGGGGCTGGTAGAATGGAACGCCAACGCGCACTTTCCCGGCTTCCTGAAAGGCCTGGAAACTGAGGCCCGCGAGCTGGAAGAGCGCGCCCAGGAGCTAACGCGCTACCTCACGCAGTTCAGCTCGCCCACTCGGTTTCTGGTGGGGTTGCTGGTTATTGCCGTGGTGCCGGCTATTGCCGAAGAACTGGTGTTCCGGGGCGTGGTGCAGCGGAATCTGGTGCAGTGGTTTGGCTCTAGGCATGTAGGCGTGTGGCTGGCGGCGGCCATTTTCAGTGCTATTCACTTTCAGTTTTTTGGCTTCATCCCGCGCTTCATTCTGGGGCTGTTGTTGGGCTATCTGTATGAGTGGAGCGGCAATATTCTGGTACCAATGGCGGCCCACTTCACGCAGAATGCCTTCCAGATTGTGCTGCTTTATGCCCAGCAACGCGGCGCTTTCTCCACCTTCGACCCCGATTCGACGGAGGCGCTACCGTGGTGGCAGCAGTTGATTTCGCTGGTTCTGACTGGCGCGGCGCTTTGGTTGCTCTACCAACGCACGCTACAGCCCACCACCGCGCAGCTGCCCACCGAAATGCACACGCTGGGCCGTGGCGGCGCGGCCATTGCGCATCCCACAACCCCGCCTCCCGCTGGCCGTACCCTCAGCCACGACGGCGTTGACATCAGCCGCGACTAG
- a CDS encoding phosphatidate cytidylyltransferase, which translates to MSETAPSVSTDPATPGKKPMSNLGQRILFGLIGAAMLLVSIWYSAWTFAAFFAVVQVRMLWEFYRMMRQVGYKPAALLGGTISVLLFAGVFYYQNVHTVLLHSTDVYEQQNLPNLLRWVRNGMLALVLNLPVVLILREMYAWPREKQDFSPFSNVGVALLGLLYVSLPMSLLNVVAFNEQGYDYRRILALLLLVWSSDIGAYAAGKSFGKHKLAPKISPGKTWEGAIGGFLLTLAMGWALGYLLPELSLTYRLVVAGVVAVFGPLGDLAESMLKRSVGVKDSGRIMPGHGGLLDRFDAFLFILPVLALLQLLLG; encoded by the coding sequence TTGTCCGAAACCGCTCCTTCTGTCTCTACTGATCCTGCCACGCCGGGCAAAAAGCCGATGTCCAACTTAGGTCAGCGGATTCTTTTTGGTCTGATTGGGGCTGCCATGCTGCTGGTCAGCATCTGGTACAGCGCCTGGACGTTTGCGGCATTCTTTGCCGTGGTGCAAGTGCGCATGCTATGGGAGTTTTACCGCATGATGCGGCAAGTGGGCTACAAGCCAGCGGCCTTGCTGGGAGGAACCATCAGTGTGCTGCTTTTCGCGGGTGTTTTCTACTATCAGAATGTCCATACCGTTCTGCTGCACTCAACTGATGTGTATGAGCAGCAAAATCTACCCAATCTGCTTCGGTGGGTCCGGAATGGAATGCTGGCGCTGGTGCTGAATTTGCCTGTCGTCCTGATACTTCGGGAAATGTATGCTTGGCCACGCGAAAAGCAGGATTTCTCGCCTTTTTCCAACGTAGGCGTGGCCCTGTTGGGTCTTCTTTACGTGAGTCTGCCGATGAGCTTGCTCAATGTAGTGGCGTTCAACGAACAAGGCTACGATTACCGACGCATTCTGGCGCTGCTGCTATTGGTCTGGTCCTCAGATATTGGAGCGTATGCAGCAGGCAAGTCGTTTGGCAAGCACAAACTGGCCCCCAAAATTTCGCCCGGCAAAACCTGGGAAGGCGCCATTGGAGGCTTTCTGCTGACGCTGGCTATGGGCTGGGCGCTGGGCTATCTGCTGCCCGAACTCTCGCTCACCTACCGCCTCGTGGTGGCTGGGGTAGTGGCTGTATTCGGCCCGCTCGGTGACTTAGCGGAGTCCATGCTCAAGCGCAGTGTGGGCGTCAAGGACTCCGGCCGCATCATGCCCGGCCACGGTGGCCTGCTCGACCGGTTTGATGCTTTCCTATTTATTCTGCCTGTGCTGGCGCTGCTACAGTTGCTGCTAGGCTAA
- a CDS encoding phosphatidylserine decarboxylase family protein produces MKIHKEGRRILFFTLLALLAINLLLFRVNAENLLFNQIFAGASAIAFLLLLQFFRSPARRLFTHEDLLVAPADGKVVVIEDVHEPEYFDDVRKQISIFMSPINVHITRNPISGIVRYFKYHPGNYLVAWHPKSSTKNERTTVVVESEAGPFVLFRQIAGAMARRIVWYVNEGDEVSQGEEFGFIKFGSRVDIFVPVDTDVKVQIGEKVKGGQTVIAQLKTEAPSLF; encoded by the coding sequence ATGAAGATCCACAAAGAAGGACGACGAATACTGTTCTTTACCCTGCTGGCCCTGTTGGCCATCAACTTGCTACTGTTCCGGGTGAATGCGGAAAACCTGCTCTTCAATCAGATTTTCGCGGGCGCATCAGCCATTGCGTTTCTGCTCTTGCTGCAGTTTTTCCGGAGCCCGGCCCGGCGCCTATTCACCCACGAAGACCTGCTCGTGGCCCCAGCCGACGGCAAGGTAGTGGTGATTGAGGACGTGCATGAGCCGGAATACTTTGATGATGTGCGCAAGCAGATCAGCATTTTCATGTCGCCGATTAATGTGCACATCACCCGCAACCCGATTTCGGGTATTGTGCGCTACTTCAAGTACCATCCCGGCAATTACCTGGTGGCTTGGCACCCTAAAAGTAGCACTAAAAACGAGCGTACTACGGTGGTAGTGGAGTCGGAAGCAGGTCCGTTTGTGCTGTTCCGCCAGATTGCCGGCGCTATGGCCCGCCGCATCGTGTGGTATGTAAACGAGGGCGACGAAGTAAGCCAAGGCGAAGAGTTTGGCTTCATCAAGTTCGGTTCCCGCGTCGATATTTTCGTGCCCGTAGACACAGACGTGAAAGTGCAGATCGGCGAAAAAGTAAAGGGTGGCCAAACGGTTATTGCCCAGCTGAAAACCGAAGCGCCAAGCCTGTTTTAG